The following proteins come from a genomic window of Azoarcus sp. PA01:
- a CDS encoding pirin family protein, with amino-acid sequence MNPNPSTSAQDPRSVETVVVPQASDLGGGFKVMRALPSVQRRMVGPFVFLDQMGPVELAAGNGLDVRPHPHIGLATVTYLFDGEILHRDSLGNVQPIRPGELNWMTAGRGIVHSERTPPELRPSGSRLAGLQAWVALPGRDEESEPAFAHHGAAELPVIDAPGVSIRLIAGEAFGARSPVATRSPLFYADVTLAPPARLQVPSEHVERAAYIVAGSVAIDGVTHSAGQLLVLRRGADVVITASSATRLMLLGGEPPDGPRHVWWNFVSSSRERIEQAKADWRAGRFAPVPGETEFIPLPDNRPPPVRYP; translated from the coding sequence ATGAACCCGAATCCATCGACATCCGCGCAGGACCCGCGATCGGTCGAAACCGTCGTCGTGCCGCAGGCGAGCGATCTGGGCGGCGGCTTCAAGGTGATGCGCGCGCTGCCGTCGGTGCAGCGGCGCATGGTCGGGCCTTTCGTCTTTCTCGACCAGATGGGTCCGGTGGAGCTTGCCGCGGGCAACGGGCTCGACGTCCGGCCGCATCCCCACATCGGGCTCGCGACGGTGACTTACCTGTTCGACGGCGAGATCCTGCATCGCGACAGCCTCGGCAACGTGCAGCCGATCCGGCCGGGCGAGCTGAACTGGATGACTGCGGGACGCGGCATCGTGCATTCCGAGCGCACGCCGCCCGAACTGCGCCCGTCCGGCTCGCGCCTCGCCGGGCTGCAGGCGTGGGTCGCGCTGCCGGGGCGCGACGAGGAGAGCGAACCCGCGTTCGCGCACCACGGCGCGGCGGAACTGCCGGTCATCGACGCGCCCGGCGTGAGCATCCGGCTGATCGCCGGCGAAGCTTTCGGCGCGCGCTCGCCGGTGGCGACGCGCTCGCCGCTGTTCTACGCCGACGTCACGCTCGCCCCGCCGGCGCGCCTGCAGGTGCCGAGCGAGCACGTCGAGCGCGCCGCGTACATCGTCGCCGGTTCCGTCGCGATCGACGGCGTGACGCATTCGGCGGGCCAGCTGCTGGTGCTGCGCCGCGGCGCCGACGTCGTCATCACGGCGTCATCGGCGACGCGGCTGATGCTGCTCGGCGGCGAACCGCCCGATGGCCCGCGCCATGTGTGGTGGAACTTCGTGTCGAGTTCGCGCGAGCGCATCGAGCAGGCGAAGGCCGACTGGCGCGCCGGCCGCTTCGCGCCGGTCCCGGGCGAGACCGAATTCATCCCGCTGCCGGACAATCGCCCGCCCCCGGTGCGCTATCCCTGA